The Chryseobacterium phocaeense genome includes the window CTGCAGACCATTCCGTCTGTGCAAAACCAAAAACGCTTAGCAGCGTGAATACGAAAGATAAAACGACTTTTTTCATTGTATTATATTTTGATAGTTATTTTTTAATTTGTGTAAAGGTAAAGGATAAAAGCAGACCGGCCCTTGATGTATGTTATTTTTTAACCTTGGATGCTATTATTTTAGAATAAATTACATCAAAAATACATACCAATAGGAAAATTCCTATTGAATTGACATACAGCAGAAGATCCATCAGATCATCATCCTTACGGGTGGTAAAGTAAGTGAAAGGGTTTGTTTTAGACCATAGCAGCATCACCAGGTAAAGAATTTCAAACAGAACAGCCACTCTCCATATTCTGGTATAGCTGTTTTTAAAAATCAGAATGGTGATAAAACTTATCAGGCTGATCACCAGACAGCCAATAAATATGGCACCCCCCTGCAGCGAATAACCGGAAGGAGAAAGCCCTACCCATTTGACCGATTCGCCAACCATGCCTGCATTTAAAAAAGTCATGATTCCCAGAATCAGTATACTTTTTAGGATCAAATTTTTCATATCTGAAAATTAATTAAAATTCCGAAAGCAGATTCATTTTTTTTAACTTCGCAGTATGGCAAAACTGAAAACCGCATATTTCTGTCAAAACTGCGGAACCCAATACTCCCAATGGATGGGACAATGTAAAAACTGCGGGGAATGGAACACGCTGGTAGAAGAGGTCGTTGAAAAAACATCATCTAAAACACCTCCATTCTCTAAAACCAAACAGCACGTGATCAACATCATTGAGGTGGAGACCAGTGAAGAACCCCGAATTAAAACACCTTCCGAAGAGCTGAACCGAGTTCTGGGCGGCGGTATTGTGCTTGGTTCCGTCACCCTGATCGGTGGTGAGCCGGGAATCGGAAAATCTACCCTGCTGCTTCAGCTCGCCTTGAAAATGAAGAAAAAAATCTTTTATGTTTCCGGCGAAGAAAGTGCCTCACAGATTAAAATGAGGGCGGACCGACTGACAGATGTCCAAAATCCGAACTGTTTCCTGTTTACAGAAACTTCCCTGGAAAAAATCCTGCATGAAGCCAAAAAACTGGAACCGGATTTTATGATCATTGATTCTATCCAGACCCTTCAGTCGCAGCTGATTGAAAGTTCACCCGGAACCGTTTCCCAGATCAGGGAATGCTCCAATGAGATCATCAAATTTGCCAAAGATAACAATACGCCTGTCTTTCTCGTAGGCCATATCACAAAAGACGGTCAGATTGCAGGGCCAAAAGTTCTGGAGCATATGGTGGATGTGGTTTTAAAT containing:
- the radA gene encoding DNA repair protein RadA, with product MAKLKTAYFCQNCGTQYSQWMGQCKNCGEWNTLVEEVVEKTSSKTPPFSKTKQHVINIIEVETSEEPRIKTPSEELNRVLGGGIVLGSVTLIGGEPGIGKSTLLLQLALKMKKKIFYVSGEESASQIKMRADRLTDVQNPNCFLFTETSLEKILHEAKKLEPDFMIIDSIQTLQSQLIESSPGTVSQIRECSNEIIKFAKDNNTPVFLVGHITKDGQIAGPKVLEHMVDVVLNFDGDRNHLFRLLRANKNRFGSTAEIGIYEMVSQGLKEIKNPSEILITKKFEELSGNSVAVTLEGNRPMLLEIQALVSTAVYGTPQRSSTGFDAKRLNMLLAVLEKRAGFQLGAKDVFLNITGGIKTDDPALDLAVVASILSSNEDIAISEHYCFAGEIGLSGEIRPIAQVEQRITEAEKLGYEKIFVSNLNKIPKRKFGIKIEEVSKIEDFHERIF